The Mycolicibacterium parafortuitum nucleotide sequence GTGCACCGGTTCTAGACTCAGGTGATGGTCTCGGCCCCGGCGCGATCTGTGGGTGCCGCGATGGTGTCCGGGCCGGGGTACCTGGTGTCGGCGTGGCCGTGGCGCGCATTGCTGTGGACGCTGTTCGGTGGTGTGTTCGGCGCGGTGCTGTTCGTCGCTGCTCCGGTGCTGATCCTGGCGGGCCTGTCCCGGCCGCTACGCAGCGCGGTATGGGCGCCGCTGCTGGAGATCGAATGTGCGCGGCTGGCGCTGATCGACGAGCCGGCTGCCGACCGGGCCAGGCGGGATCTGGCGGCGGCGCGTGCCGAGCACCGTCTACCGACTCTGCGGCAGGTCGGCTACCTGTGTCTGACGGCGCTCGGCACCGGCCCGTGGGGTGTTGTGTGCGTGGGGTTCTCGGCGATCCTGACCGCTGTGCTGCTCGCGGCGCCCTGGCTGGTCCATCCTGGCGAGCCGATCAACGTCGGGCTGTGGCTCGTCGATTCGCCCGCCGAGGCGTGGGCCGCCGTGCCGCTGGGCATCGCGGTCCTGACCCTGACGGCGTATCTCAACGGCGGCTATGCCGCCGCCGTCGGACAGATCACGGCGGCCGCGCTGACGGATCCGCATGCGCTGCAGCGCGAGGTGACCCGGCTCGAACAGTCCCGGTCCGCACTGCTCGACGCCGTCGAGCAGGAGCGTCGCCGGATCGAGAGCGACCTGCACGACCGGGTCCAGCACCGGCTGGTCGCGCTGGCGTTGACGCTGGGCATCGCCGAGAACACCCACGGCGACAACGCCACCGGTCGTCTCGCCGCCGAGGCCCACCGCCAGGTCGACGACATCGCCGCCGAACTACGCTCGGTGCTGCTGGGAATCCTTCCGCGGGCGCTGACCGAACACGGCCTCGCCGCCGCCGCAGCCGATCTGATCGCCCAGTACCCGCTGCCGGTGGACGTCGACTTCGGTGACACCGAGACACCGGTCCGGCTGCCCACACCGGTCGAACACGCCGCCTACCTGGTGCTCAACGAGACGCTGACCAACGTCGTCAAGCACGCCTGCGCCACGTCGGTGACGATCGCCGCGCGGCGCGGGAACATGATGTGGGAGATGGTGATCCGCGACGACGGCCGTGGTGGCGCCGCGATCGAACCGGGTCGCGGGCTGTCCACCCTGGCTGCCCGCGTGGAAGCCCTCAACGGCACCATGACGATCATCAGCCCCGCCGGGGGACCCACCGAGGTGACGATGCGGAGCCCGCTGTGACGAACCTGCGCGTCGTGCTCGCCGAGGATGCCCCGCTGCTGCGTACGGGGATCGTCACCGTCCTCGAGTCCGACGGGCACCAGGTCTGCGCCGCGGTCGGATCGGCCGACGAACTGCGCGAGGCCACCCGAACCCACCGGCCGGATGTAATCGTCACCGACGTGCGGATGCCGCCGACACACACCGACGAGGGAATCCGGGCGGCGATCGAGCTGCGCCGGGCCACCCCGGGTCTGCCGGTGGTGATCCTGTCGCAGTACACCACCGTCGGCTCGCTGGATCAGCTGCTCGACCGCGATGCGGACACCGGCCGCGGCGGCCTCGGCTACCTGCTCAAGGACCGCGTCGCCCATGTCCGCCACTTCCTGGACGCTGTCCGCGAGATCGCCTCCGGTGCAACGATCATCGATCCCGATATCGTCGTCGCACTGGTCGGCGCGTCGCGTCGGCGCGGAGTCCTCGCGGCGCTGACACCGCGTGAGGAGGAGGTGCTCGGACTGATGGCACAGGGCCTGACGAATCAGCAGATCGCCGACCGGCTGGTGGTATCCGAGGCGGCCGTGCGCAAGCACGTCGGCAACATCTTCGCCAAACTGCCCATCCCCGAGCACGGTGACCGCCGCGTACTCGCGGTGCTGACCTACCTCAACGGATCCTGAACTTTCACATCCGCGCGGCGACATCGGCGGCGGCAGCCGCGAAATCTGTGATGCGGTCCCGCCTCCGGTGGTATTCGGCGATGCCGTCGGAGGTGGTCGCGGCGAGTGCGGCACGGAGCCGGTCGGCGTCGAAATCCTGGCAGTACGAGGGTGTTCCGGGCTGCTGACGCCAGGAGTCCGCCAGCGGCCCGGCGTCCACCGGCTCGAAACCGAGCTGGTCGACCAACCCGAACACCGTGTCCTTTCCCGGTCCGGCGGGGCCTGCGACAGCCAGCCCGATCCGGCCGGCCCGGTCGTGAGTTCCGTTGTGCTTCAAGCTGGAAGCGATGATGCTGTTGAACGCCTTGTAGACGGGACGCCCCAGCAATCCGGCCACCCAGACGCTGTCCGGCGTGCCGTTGTCGAGCTCGTCGATGCGGCCGTCGCGGTTGGGGTAGTAGTTGCCGGTGTCGATCACGACGGCATCATCGGTTAGCTTCGGCGCCAGCTGCGCGCACAGCGCCGCGACCCGGTTCTCGGGCACGCTGACGATCACGACGTCCGCGCCTGCGGCGGCATCGGCCGCCCACGACGGGGTCAGCCGTTCGACACCGGCGAACTGTGTGAGCGTCGACGGGTCCTTCGAGTTGGCGATACGCACCCGGTGGCCCAGTCCGGCCAGGTGGACGGCGAGCGTGCCACCGATCAGACCGGCCCCGATGACACCGATGGACAAGGATTCCATCGAGCCGAGGGTAAACACGGAGACTGTCTCCGGTCAATGCATGTGGAGAATGCTGGAGGTGACCGTCGACATTGTGGTGCGCCGCCTGCTGGCGTCGGATGCGACCACGGTGCTGATCGACGGGCGCTCCGGCTCGGGCAAGTCCACCCTGGCCGATCAGCTGCAGCGCTGCTGGCCCTGCAGCGTCGTCGTGCGCCTCGACGACATCTATCCCGGCTGGGACGGGCTGGCGTGGGCCGGCGAGCACATCGGCACGGAACTGCTCCGGCCACGCGCCGCGGGTCGGACCGGCCGCTGGCGGCAGTGGGACTGGGACACCGGCGCCCCCAGCCGATGGCACGCCGTCGGGGCCGGCCAGCGG carries:
- a CDS encoding sensor histidine kinase, whose amino-acid sequence is MVSAPARSVGAAMVSGPGYLVSAWPWRALLWTLFGGVFGAVLFVAAPVLILAGLSRPLRSAVWAPLLEIECARLALIDEPAADRARRDLAAARAEHRLPTLRQVGYLCLTALGTGPWGVVCVGFSAILTAVLLAAPWLVHPGEPINVGLWLVDSPAEAWAAVPLGIAVLTLTAYLNGGYAAAVGQITAAALTDPHALQREVTRLEQSRSALLDAVEQERRRIESDLHDRVQHRLVALALTLGIAENTHGDNATGRLAAEAHRQVDDIAAELRSVLLGILPRALTEHGLAAAAADLIAQYPLPVDVDFGDTETPVRLPTPVEHAAYLVLNETLTNVVKHACATSVTIAARRGNMMWEMVIRDDGRGGAAIEPGRGLSTLAARVEALNGTMTIISPAGGPTEVTMRSPL
- a CDS encoding response regulator transcription factor, which codes for MTNLRVVLAEDAPLLRTGIVTVLESDGHQVCAAVGSADELREATRTHRPDVIVTDVRMPPTHTDEGIRAAIELRRATPGLPVVILSQYTTVGSLDQLLDRDADTGRGGLGYLLKDRVAHVRHFLDAVREIASGATIIDPDIVVALVGASRRRGVLAALTPREEEVLGLMAQGLTNQQIADRLVVSEAAVRKHVGNIFAKLPIPEHGDRRVLAVLTYLNGS
- a CDS encoding NADPH-dependent F420 reductase, giving the protein MESLSIGVIGAGLIGGTLAVHLAGLGHRVRIANSKDPSTLTQFAGVERLTPSWAADAAAGADVVIVSVPENRVAALCAQLAPKLTDDAVVIDTGNYYPNRDGRIDELDNGTPDSVWVAGLLGRPVYKAFNSIIASSLKHNGTHDRAGRIGLAVAGPAGPGKDTVFGLVDQLGFEPVDAGPLADSWRQQPGTPSYCQDFDADRLRAALAATTSDGIAEYHRRRDRITDFAAAAADVAARM